The nucleotide sequence GGCAGGGAGAGGAGAGGTATGAGGCCCGTACCTGATCCTGACCTCGCCGGGCTGCTGGCTCACTTCGACGCGTTCTGCCAGTGCATGATGGAGGCCCTCGCGCGGAAGCCGCGACCCATCTGGGATGAGGCGGCGTGGCGGGCGGCTCAGGATAACGTGGAGGAAACCTATGGCTGAGCGGCCCGCCAAACGGCCAACTGCGGGTAGGCGCCTTACCAGAGACTCGAGACGGCAGCAAAGTCCCCGCGTCGATCCCGGGACGGGGGCTTGGCCCCATAACGCTAGAAGCCTGCTACGCGCAGCCAGGTGGAGGTGAGCACGTGAAGTCATGGTCGAGTATGAAACCTCACGAACTCTGCGGCATGATCCCCGACATGACGCCGGAGCAATATGAGCAGCTTGTCGAGGACATCGGGCGGCATGGCCTGCTGGAGCCCATCACGCTATACGAGGGCATGATCCTCGATGGGCGGCACCGCTACCGGGCCTGCCTGGAATTGCAGGAACGCGGCCACGCGCGCAGCCTGCGATTCCACGAGTTCCGGGGCGACCAGGTGGCCGCCAAGGCTTATATCCTCAGCCGGAACCTGCACCGCCGCTACCTGACCTATAGCCAGCGGGCGGCGTTGGCGGCCATGTTCAAGCGCGAAGCGCAGGAGTCTGGCATGGTCAAGCACGGCGGCGACAGGACAAAGCAAGACTGCGAAATCGCAGCCTTGCCTGGTGAGGCGGCACAGATTGCGGCCAACAAGTTCCAGGTTGGTCAACGGTCGGTCTATGAGGCCGAGGCCGTGCTGGAGAAAGCCCCGGAACTCTTCGAGCAGATGGTGGACGGCGGGATTGACCTGCGGGCGGCGCAGCGCGAGATCAAGCGGCGCAATCCCCGCACCGAGGCTGACTGGCTGCGGGTGTACGACGTGTGGAACTTCACGGAGTGCGCCGATGGACTAGGCCAGGAGCATCCGGGCCGCATTCCCGGCCAGATCGTGCTCAACGTCGTGCACTACTTCACCGCGCCAGGCGACCTGGTGGTGGACCCGATGGCCGGCGGTG is from Armatimonadota bacterium and encodes:
- a CDS encoding DNA methyltransferase, with translation MKPHELCGMIPDMTPEQYEQLVEDIGRHGLLEPITLYEGMILDGRHRYRACLELQERGHARSLRFHEFRGDQVAAKAYILSRNLHRRYLTYSQRAALAAMFKREAQESGMVKHGGDRTKQDCEIAALPGEAAQIAANKFQVGQRSVYEAEAVLEKAPELFEQMVDGGIDLRAAQREIKRRNPRTEADWLRVYDVWNFTECADGLGQEHPGRIPGQIVLNVVHYFTAPGDLVVDPMAGGGVTIDACTALDRRCTAFDVDPRRDEIARHDARKPWPVKAHSANLVFIDPPYFDMRAKDYSAESISALPLQEFYAAMKRVMRHAWSALAKGGRLAVLISPSASPEHGFINHQHRLLLDAADIGFIQEWQVSVPQSSQTLNTREVAWAKQHNRMLSLVRDLLILRRPDAGSPLCRSASSGERP